One Oncorhynchus clarkii lewisi isolate Uvic-CL-2024 chromosome 28, UVic_Ocla_1.0, whole genome shotgun sequence genomic region harbors:
- the LOC139387197 gene encoding UAP56-interacting factor-like isoform X2, with the protein MSNVGFSAVRGSTSEGPDKVDMSLDDIIRLNKKEQQARRPGPGNRRPLQKGKGFVQGKPVGARAGGQTQRGGGVARRGVTRVGVGRGRKIPPLVGQSRGQGVITGLAARKTAAVQKGISPLNRPTVNQKSRPFNNQPRPFNNQPRPFNNQPRPFNNQSWPFIQSAQFRQMQGQRRPYRQTDVQRGPNTMTHTRPVQLRGRPLPPVHQTQREARQATFLFHRGLKVHAQVQKPAPTSLPPIPVRSRQWRTSTNSSGILTVSIDNPTATMTQPEPPSAWSLHPSAPISPSPVKVEEEKKPVPPKGVPLQFDINSVGKQTALTLNERFRILKDQRIATAQTSKGSRFVTVG; encoded by the exons ATGAGTAACGTTGGTTTTTCGGCTGTACGGGGGAGCACTTCTGAGGGACCTGATAAGGTTGACATGTCTTTAG ATGATATCATTCGTCTGAACAAGAAAGAGCAACAAGCACGGAGGCCAGGCCCGGGGAACCGCAGGCCATTACAGAAAGGAAAGGGCTTTGTACAAGGGAAACCAGTTGGAGCGAGAGCTGGAGGACAGACCCAAAGAG GAGGTGGTGTAGCAAGAAGGGGGGTAACGAGAGTGGGTGTTGGAAGAGGTCGGAAGATTCCCCCTCTGGTTGGTCAAAGCCGAGGTCAAGGGGTTATCACTGGACTGGCGGCCCGGAAGACGGCAGCCGTACAGAAAGGAATCAGTCCACTCAACCGACCGACTGTCAACCAG AAGTCACGGCCCTTCAACAACCAACCGCGGCCCTTCAACAACCAACCGCGGCCCTTCAACAACCAACCGCGGCCCTTCAACAACCAATCGTGGCCTTTTATCCAATCAGCCCAATTCAGACAGATGCAAGGCCAGAGGAGgccgtacagacagacagacgtacagaGAGGCCCCAACACGATGACACATACAAGACCCGTTCAGCTGCGGGGACG GCCTCTGCCCCCTGTCCATCAAACCCAGAGAGAAGCTCGCCAGGCCACGTTTCTCTTCCACAGGGGCCTCAAG GTTCACGCCCAGGTGCAGAAGCCAGCTCCAACATCTCTACCCCCTATTCCAGTTAGATCTCGCCA GTGGCGCACGTCAACAAACAGCAGTGGGATCCTGACCGTTTCCATCGACAACCCAACTGCCACCATGACGCAGCCTGA GCCTCCCAGTGCTTGGTCCCTGCACCCCTCGGCACCCATCAGCCCGTCCCCAgtcaaggtggaggaggagaagaaaccAGTACCACCTAAAGGAGTCCCCCTGCAGTTTGACATCAATAGCGTGGGGAAACAG ACGGCGCTGACTTTGAATGAGCGATTCCGCATCCTGAAAGACCAGCGCATCGCCACTGCGCAAACCAGCAAAGGCAGCCGATTCGTCACCGTGGGTTAA
- the LOC139387197 gene encoding UAP56-interacting factor-like isoform X1 has translation MSNVGFSAVRGSTSEGPDKVDMSLDDIIRLNKKEQQARRPGPGNRRPLQKGKGFVQGKPVGARAGGQTQRGGGVARRGVTRVGVGRGRKIPPLVGQSRGQGVITGLAARKTAAVQKGISPLNRPTVNQKSRPFNNQPRPFNNQPRPFNNQPRPFNNQSWPFIQSAQFRQMQGQRRPYRQTDVQRGPNTMTHTRPVQLRGRPLPPVHQTQREARQATFLFHRGLKVHAQVQKPAPTSLPPIPVRSRQWRTSTNSSGILTVSIDNPTATMTQPEPPSAWSLHPSAPISPSPVKVEEEKKPVPPKGVPLQFDINSVGKQQTALTLNERFRILKDQRIATAQTSKGSRFVTVG, from the exons ATGAGTAACGTTGGTTTTTCGGCTGTACGGGGGAGCACTTCTGAGGGACCTGATAAGGTTGACATGTCTTTAG ATGATATCATTCGTCTGAACAAGAAAGAGCAACAAGCACGGAGGCCAGGCCCGGGGAACCGCAGGCCATTACAGAAAGGAAAGGGCTTTGTACAAGGGAAACCAGTTGGAGCGAGAGCTGGAGGACAGACCCAAAGAG GAGGTGGTGTAGCAAGAAGGGGGGTAACGAGAGTGGGTGTTGGAAGAGGTCGGAAGATTCCCCCTCTGGTTGGTCAAAGCCGAGGTCAAGGGGTTATCACTGGACTGGCGGCCCGGAAGACGGCAGCCGTACAGAAAGGAATCAGTCCACTCAACCGACCGACTGTCAACCAG AAGTCACGGCCCTTCAACAACCAACCGCGGCCCTTCAACAACCAACCGCGGCCCTTCAACAACCAACCGCGGCCCTTCAACAACCAATCGTGGCCTTTTATCCAATCAGCCCAATTCAGACAGATGCAAGGCCAGAGGAGgccgtacagacagacagacgtacagaGAGGCCCCAACACGATGACACATACAAGACCCGTTCAGCTGCGGGGACG GCCTCTGCCCCCTGTCCATCAAACCCAGAGAGAAGCTCGCCAGGCCACGTTTCTCTTCCACAGGGGCCTCAAG GTTCACGCCCAGGTGCAGAAGCCAGCTCCAACATCTCTACCCCCTATTCCAGTTAGATCTCGCCA GTGGCGCACGTCAACAAACAGCAGTGGGATCCTGACCGTTTCCATCGACAACCCAACTGCCACCATGACGCAGCCTGA GCCTCCCAGTGCTTGGTCCCTGCACCCCTCGGCACCCATCAGCCCGTCCCCAgtcaaggtggaggaggagaagaaaccAGTACCACCTAAAGGAGTCCCCCTGCAGTTTGACATCAATAGCGTGGGGAAACAG CAGACGGCGCTGACTTTGAATGAGCGATTCCGCATCCTGAAAGACCAGCGCATCGCCACTGCGCAAACCAGCAAAGGCAGCCGATTCGTCACCGTGGGTTAA